A window of the Thermodesulfovibrionales bacterium genome harbors these coding sequences:
- a CDS encoding cyclic nucleotide-binding domain-containing protein, whose product MELWESYFSAVRSASWKRAIEVLDVIKEREPENPQVFLKLGDACQRLGDLKRAIPAYHQAAYLLLKNGFIQKALAVYKIILRLDPHDDEALRRLRELLVEMEAEKFMTLTPEKEIDRTEYTSMEEVRATPYEEETLLISGFLKDVPETEIKEIIPDLKRINFTSGETVIEEGDSGDSIYVINSGRAKVTTHVLGKVVELGILQRGDIFGEVAFLTGRPRTASVTAVEKLEVFEFTRPLLEKLLERYPGLLNILQDFYYSRLQNTLTKAKAARKS is encoded by the coding sequence GTGGAACTATGGGAGTCTTATTTCAGTGCAGTCAGGTCAGCCAGCTGGAAAAGGGCTATAGAGGTACTTGATGTTATTAAGGAGAGAGAGCCAGAAAATCCTCAGGTCTTTCTTAAACTTGGAGATGCCTGCCAGAGGCTCGGAGATCTCAAGAGGGCTATACCTGCCTACCATCAGGCCGCCTATCTATTGCTAAAAAATGGTTTTATCCAAAAGGCCCTTGCTGTATACAAGATTATTCTCAGGCTCGATCCTCATGATGACGAGGCCCTCAGAAGATTAAGGGAACTGCTGGTGGAGATGGAAGCAGAAAAGTTCATGACCCTAACTCCTGAAAAGGAAATAGATAGAACTGAGTATACTTCGATGGAAGAGGTTAGAGCGACACCTTATGAAGAAGAAACCCTTCTTATATCAGGATTTTTGAAAGATGTCCCTGAGACTGAGATTAAGGAGATTATCCCTGATTTAAAGAGGATTAATTTTACTTCTGGAGAGACTGTTATTGAAGAAGGAGATTCAGGAGATTCCATATATGTTATAAATTCAGGCAGGGCAAAGGTTACAACCCATGTACTTGGAAAGGTTGTTGAACTGGGCATACTCCAGAGGGGAGATATATTTGGAGAGGTTGCCTTTCTGACAGGAAGGCCGCGGACTGCATCTGTAACAGCAGTTGAGAAACTTGAGGTTTTTGAGTTTACAAGACCTCTTTTAGAGAAATTGCTAGAAAGATATCCTGGTTTACTGAATATCCTTCAGGACTTTTATTATTCAAGGCTCCAGAATACACTGACAAAGGCAAAGGCTGCTCGAAAGTCCTGA
- a CDS encoding V-type ATP synthase subunit E — MGYQELIESLKEKAKERIEALRKDGEQEIEKYREKALSEFEKFRIEYLNHVRQVEESEVSSLVLEAKKQAGIIRNMTMHRLAERIYNIARESLLSLRKEGYEDFFENIVRELPPMRWSRIKVNPLDRKLAEVYFPDVEIVEDASIIGGLVAESTEGITVDNTFIKRLERLWPEILPEILREIKIEKGISY, encoded by the coding sequence ATGGGATATCAGGAACTCATTGAATCCCTGAAGGAAAAGGCAAAGGAAAGGATTGAGGCACTCAGGAAAGATGGAGAGCAGGAGATCGAAAAATACAGAGAAAAGGCCCTCTCAGAATTTGAAAAATTCAGGATTGAATATCTAAATCATGTAAGGCAAGTTGAAGAATCAGAGGTTTCATCCCTTGTCCTTGAAGCAAAAAAGCAGGCCGGCATAATAAGAAATATGACAATGCACAGACTAGCAGAAAGAATTTATAATATTGCAAGGGAAAGCCTCCTTTCCTTGAGAAAGGAGGGTTATGAAGATTTCTTTGAAAATATCGTAAGAGAGCTCCCTCCTATGAGATGGTCACGTATAAAGGTGAATCCTCTTGACAGGAAACTTGCGGAGGTCTATTTTCCTGATGTAGAGATAGTAGAGGATGCATCAATCATCGGAGGTCTGGTCGCAGAAAGCACCGAAGGTATCACTGTTGATAATACTTTTATTAAAAGACTCGAGAGGCTCTGGCCTGAGATTCTGCCAGAAATATTAAGGGAGATCAAGATTGAGAAAGGTATTTCTTACTGA
- a CDS encoding V-type ATPase subunit, whose product MRKVFLTEPPQCNYPEEYFISRIRGGRSRLVKDWNIPLYSPDLAGFIKTLPYEFSDSSYLPPLLKRYRWLYSEMNERLRNVFWPYFLFFELKTLITCLRLIKVAYYDDAAELLRISLLSKDIKDNLLSREDFGNIIKKLIELFYIADSRFSDGADIFHKQGLKGFERFIYETCLKYLLSIELNRHIKAFIIYQIDSRNITALYRTIKWDIRTLPEFIPGGEVKIKDLERIIIKRDLVQFSTILKKLTGLSGESIEDLLLKGLSGRLRKNSYEPDGTGLILYHLWSLYIELRNLGTLLSATGIERAELRDEIL is encoded by the coding sequence TTGAGAAAGGTATTTCTTACTGAGCCACCACAATGTAATTATCCTGAAGAATACTTTATTTCAAGGATAAGGGGAGGACGGTCAAGACTCGTAAAGGACTGGAATATCCCTCTCTATTCACCTGACCTGGCAGGATTTATAAAGACATTGCCCTATGAATTTTCAGACTCCTCTTATCTACCACCCCTTCTTAAGAGATACAGATGGCTTTATTCAGAGATGAACGAGAGACTGAGGAATGTCTTCTGGCCCTATTTTCTCTTTTTTGAGTTAAAGACACTGATTACCTGTCTCAGACTTATAAAGGTAGCATACTATGACGATGCAGCTGAGCTATTAAGAATCAGCCTTCTTTCTAAAGATATAAAGGACAATCTTCTTTCCAGAGAGGATTTTGGTAATATTATAAAAAAGCTCATAGAGCTTTTTTATATAGCAGACAGCAGATTCTCTGATGGAGCTGATATTTTTCATAAACAGGGATTAAAGGGATTTGAAAGATTTATTTATGAAACCTGCCTTAAATACCTGCTATCAATTGAGCTTAACAGACACATAAAGGCATTCATTATCTATCAGATTGATAGCAGAAATATTACAGCCCTTTACAGAACAATAAAATGGGACATCAGGACCCTTCCTGAATTTATACCTGGTGGAGAGGTCAAGATTAAAGACCTTGAAAGGATAATAATTAAGAGAGATCTTGTGCAATTCTCAACAATCCTTAAAAAACTCACAGGTCTTTCAGGCGAAAGCATCGAAGATCTTCTTTTAAAAGGACTTAGCGGAAGACTCAGAAAGAATAGCTATGAGCCAGATGGCACAGGTCTTATACTCTATCATCTCTGGTCGCTTTATATTGAACTGAGAAATCTCGGAACACTCCTTTCAGCTACAGGTATTGAGAGGGCTGAGCTCAGGGATGAGATTTTATGA
- a CDS encoding V-type ATP synthase subunit F translates to MKKIIFITPEDAEPGFSLAGVIHHSVKPEECERLLKDLISDPETGLIAVDERLVNAMGQDKFKKIEEKFSGVMVIIPSPEKPEEREDYLLRLIRRAIGYHVRLRI, encoded by the coding sequence ATGAAAAAGATAATTTTTATAACTCCTGAAGATGCTGAACCTGGATTCAGTCTTGCAGGTGTTATACACCACTCTGTAAAGCCAGAGGAATGTGAAAGGCTGCTTAAAGACCTGATCAGTGATCCCGAAACAGGGCTTATTGCAGTAGATGAAAGACTTGTAAATGCCATGGGTCAGGATAAATTCAAAAAAATTGAGGAGAAGTTCAGCGGTGTTATGGTAATAATTCCCTCACCGGAAAAACCTGAAGAAAGAGAGGATTATCTACTGAGGCTCATAAGAAGGGCTATAGGATACCATGTGAGGCTAAGGATATGA